GCTGCACGCCGAGCAGCTGTCCGCACTGGGCGGCAGCGCGCTGGCGGCGCGTCATCATGCGCTGTCCGCCGACCATCTTGAATACGCCACCGAGCAGGACGCGCAGGCGATGGGCGCCGCCGGCACAGTCGCGGTGCTGCTGCCGGGGGCTTACTACCTGCTGCGTGAAACCCAGTGTCCGCCGATCGAACTGTTCCGCAAACACCGGGTGGCGATGGCGATCGCCAGCGACGCCAACCCCGGCACCTCGCCGGCGCTGTCGCTGCGGCTGATGATGAACATGGCCTGCACCCTGTTCCGCCTGACGCCGGAAGAGGCGCTGGCCGGCGTCACGCTGCACGCCGCCAGGGCGCTGGGGTTGCAGGAAAGCCATGGTTCGCTGGAAAGCGGCAAGATGGCGGACTTCGTCCACTGGCCGCTGTCGCGGCCGGCTGAACTGACTTATTGGCTGGGCGGACAGCTGCCCTGCACGGTGATTTTCCGAGGAGAGATACGTCAATGAACATTCGCGATCCGTTCCATTTCCAAACCGGCAGCCTGCCGCTGCTCATCAGCATTCCCCACGCCGGCACGCAGTTGACGCCGGCCGTTGAGGCCGGGCTGACGCCAGACGCGCGCGCGCTGCCGGATACCGACTGGCATATTCCCCAACTGTATGACTTTGCCCGCAGCCTTGGCGCCAGCATTCTGGTGGGCAATTACTCGCGTTTTGTTATCGACCTCAACCGCCCGGCGGACGATAAACCGCTCTACAGCAGCGCCACCACCGGACTGTATCCGGACGTACTGTTTAACGGCGAGCCCAGCTTTCTGACCGGCAAAGCGCCGGATGACCGGGAGCGCGCCGGCTATCTGCAACAGATCTGGCAGCCGTATCACCAACAGCTGCAGGATGAGCTGGCCAGGCTGAAAGCACAGCACGGCTATGCGCTGCTGTTTGACGCCCACTCCATCGCCTCGGTGATCCCGCGTCTGTTCGACGGCAAACTGCCGGATCTCAATCTGGGCACCAACGACGGCGCCAGCTGTGCCACCGTGCTCAGCGACCGGCTGGTGACCTGCTGCGAACAACAGCAACAGTTCAGCCACGTGCTGAATGGACGCTTTAAAGGCGGCTATATCACCCGCGCCTACGGCAAACCGGCGGAAAACCAGCATGCGGTGCAGCTGGAACTGGCGCAGGTCAATTATATGTCCGAGCAGTATCCGTTCGCCTTCGACGCCGCGCGCGCCGCACCGCTGCAGCAACTGCTGAGCCGGATGATCGACAGCATGATCGACTGGGGCGCGCAGCAACGCTGAGCCGCCCGATCGGCCCGGAAAACCTTTGCCGGGCCGCAACGCCCCCGCCTAAACGGCGTAATCTGCGCTCTATATCGCAAATTTCAACAAACTTCTCCGATCTGCCGCCAACACCGCACAAAACAGCGGATGCCGGTCGCTCTGCTGCGCCACAATCGAGCCAAAAGTACCGTTCACACGGTGATATAACAGACCGGATGGCGCCCTTGCCCTGCGCACATAGCCCGGCGGTAGCGGCGTTCTGCGCCCCGTCTTATTCAACTCTGGAGACTAACTATGTCTGACACCCAGCCACGCTGGCGTGAAGCTCGGGCCACGGCCGAGCGATTACTGGCCGGCTGGCGCCTGCCGGGCGATCCCGGCGGCGCTATTACCCTGTTTGATGCGCAGCGCACACAGGCGGTGGTGTGCGCCGGCCTGGCCGATCTGGCGCGCGGCGACCCCTTTAGCGCCGACAGCGTGGTGCGTTACGCCTCGCTGACCAAGCATATTTTCGCCACGCTGGCGCTAAATGCGACCGGGGGAGCGCTGCGCCTCGACCAGCCGTTGGGAGAACTGCTGCCGCAGCTGCGCGGCGAGCCGGCCGCAGTCAGCGTCGGCCAGGCGCTGGATATGACCGGCGGCCTGCCCGACGTGCGTGAAACGCTCG
The nucleotide sequence above comes from Serratia rhizosphaerae. Encoded proteins:
- the hutG gene encoding N-formylglutamate deformylase; translation: MNIRDPFHFQTGSLPLLISIPHAGTQLTPAVEAGLTPDARALPDTDWHIPQLYDFARSLGASILVGNYSRFVIDLNRPADDKPLYSSATTGLYPDVLFNGEPSFLTGKAPDDRERAGYLQQIWQPYHQQLQDELARLKAQHGYALLFDAHSIASVIPRLFDGKLPDLNLGTNDGASCATVLSDRLVTCCEQQQQFSHVLNGRFKGGYITRAYGKPAENQHAVQLELAQVNYMSEQYPFAFDAARAAPLQQLLSRMIDSMIDWGAQQR